The following are encoded together in the Cynocephalus volans isolate mCynVol1 chromosome 4, mCynVol1.pri, whole genome shotgun sequence genome:
- the LOC134376539 gene encoding olfactory receptor 4C16-like produces the protein MDLNNNVTEFILLGLTQDPVWKKIVFATFLLFYLGTLFGNLLIIFTIKTSRALQSPMYFFLFYLSLSDTCFCTSIAPRMIVVALSKKIIFSFSECMIQVFIFHFFGCLEIFILILMAADRYVAICKPLHYTTIISRCVCGMMMLKEVNESVGATFVLLGFSEFPHLKVPFFLMFMTIDTVTVVGNLGVIVVINIIPKLQTPMYFFHSHLSFLDFCYCSVVTPKLLKS, from the exons ATGGACCTGAATAATAATGTGACTGAGTTTATTCTGCTTGGGTTGACACAGGATCCTGTTTGGAAGAAAATAGTGTTTGCCACTTTCTTGCTTTTCTACTTGGGGACATTGTTTGGTAACTTGCTGATTATTTTTACCATCAAGACCAGTCGGGCACTTCAGAgtcccatgtacttcttccttttctacttATCCTTATCTGACACCTGCTTCTGTACTTCCATAGCTCCTAGAATGATTGTGGTTGCCCTTTCAAAGAAGATCATTTTCTCCTTCAGTGAGTGCATGATCCAAgtctttatatttcatttctttggctgCCTGGAGATCTTCATCCTTATCCTCATGGCCGctgaccgctatgtggccatctgtaagccccTGCACTACACAACCATTATCAGCCGCTGCGTCTGTG GAATGATGATGCTGAAAGAGGTAAATGAGAGTGTGGGAGCCACTTTTGTCCTCTTGGGCTTCTCAGAGTTCCCACACCTCAAGGTGCCCTTCTTCCTGATGTTTATGACCATCGACACTGTCACTGTTGTGGGGAACCTTGGTGTGATTGTGGTCATAAATATTATTCCCAAACTTCAGacacccatgtactttttccaCAGTCATCTGTCCtttttggatttttgttattGCAGTGTAGTCACACCCAAACTACTAAAATCTTAA
- the LOC134376540 gene encoding olfactory receptor 1165-like, with amino-acid sequence MAYDRFVAVCNPLLYTVAMSPKLCALLVAGTYIWGALCSLTLTYSLLKLSYCVSTINHFCCEFSALLSVSCSDTHFSLMVMLVICTFNEVCSLLIILTSYVFIVVTIIKMPSAGGHRKAFSTCASHLPAITIFHGTLFVLYSVHKSKSSWLFIKVATVFYTIVIPMLNPLIYSLRNKDVKETVRQLIHTKLLSNSV; translated from the coding sequence atggcctatgaccggttTGTGGCTGTTTGTAACCCCCTGCTCTACACAGTTGCTATGTCTCCTAAGCTCTGTGCTCTCCTGGTAGCTGGAACTTACATATGGGGTGCACTCTGTTCCCTGACACTCACATATTCCCTTTTGAAACTGTCCTACTGTGTGTCTACCATAAATCACTTTTGCTGTGAGTTCTCTGCCCTCCTCTCTGTGTCCTGCTCTGACACACACTTCAGCCTGATGGTGATGTTAGTCATTTGTACATTCAATGAGGTTTGTAGCCTCCTGATAATCCTCACCTCCTATGTCTTCATAGTTGTCACTATCATCAAGATGCCTTCTGCTGGTGGACATcggaaagccttctccacctgtgcctcccacctgccTGCCATCACCATTTTCCATGGGACTCTCTTTGTTCTCTACAGTGTGCACAAATCTAAGAGCTCATGGCTCTTCATTAAAGTAGCCACTGTGTTTTACACCATTGTGATCCCTATGCTAAATCCCCTTATCTACAGTCTTAGAAATAAGGATGTGAAGGAGACTGTCAGGCAGTTAATTCACACCAAATTGCTTTCTAACTCAGTGTAA